In Oryza sativa Japonica Group chromosome 8, ASM3414082v1, the sequence GGCGATCAGGCAGTTCGATAATGAGGTGGCTCCCTACCTGCtagagaagatgaagaagaacaGGGAGTTCATGCGGCACAGTGAATGAGGTTTTGAGTTCCATGTGAATGTGGCCATGCAGCAAATTAAGGTATACGTCTTTTGCTTGCATGAACAAACCCAGTGTTTCACTGTGTTCATGCTTCCAGTTCAAATAATCAATGCCCTTACGCATAAAGTAGCGCAATAATATTTTTCTTGTCTCTCTACTTAACAGATAAATGTTGCAAAGACCTGCATAAGTTGCTGCATTATTTATCCATatatgttttgctgcttttgaGTTACACAGAATATATATATCCTTCTTACTATTAATGAAATAATGAGCTTGATTTATGGTTGAAAACATAAGAAGCTTCTATGTATGTTTTTGACTGCTCATCAGCAGCTGTAAAGATTGTGAGAGTTTTTTTGGATTTCTCAATTCACcacacaaatcaaattcatCCAGTATCAAATGGGTTTGTGTAGTACAATATGCAACAATGCGTGTAACAACCTGCATGTCTTGCCCAGCATGAATTGGCAAGCTATGtgatattaataaaaaaataaaagctaCGAGAGTCATAGTCATTATTACATTTCATCAGCATGCATATATTAGATATGAATGGTGCTTGCAGAAAAGTACAGTAACAATGAGTCTAATTAGCTAGTAGAAGAAAATTAACAATGTAATTAATAAGGGGACAAACTAACATATCTTGCGATAAATTGAGATCTGCTTGTTCTCCAGATCAAATCCTATGTTGTGGTCAAGTTGGGGTGATAAGCCCAGTACCGCTGTCCCATCCACCGTCTTGTCAACGATAAGGCACACATAGCGCTCCTCTTGGTCGCCATTCATGGAGGTGATCTCCATAAAGGTGGCATTCCTGGACAACTGCAAATCAATGCCACCATGGAAATGCAGCGTTATAGTGGCATTGTCAGCAATATCGTCGACACTGCCTTTGTAGCAAGTGTTCATGGGTTGGAGGCGAGACTTGATAAGAAGAGGATTGTCTTGCTCAAATTCCTTTTCAAGCAGCTCGTATGCGCGACTCGGCAGCATGAGCGGAAATGTTGCCGACTCGACTGACATGGCATAGAACTGAGCATCTGGAAGGTAAGGTCCACGACAAAATTGTGCCTGCTGATGATATtggtcggcggcagcggcattgCTGCCGAATATGTCAAGACGAACAATTCCATAGGAGATCCCTTCGAGCTTGAGGTAGTActtgggaaaccctgggaggAACGGTGTCATATCGCCCTGCAGCACCGCGTTGCTCCCAAATAGCACGTAGGGAGGTGAGAAAAGCTCGTTCTTAACCCAGGATGGCAAGCAGTAGGAGAATCTCGTAACAGAGATCTGCTGTGGGAGTGAGTATTTACCTAGGCCCAGGCCAACCACACCACTACTACCATATTGATCTAAGGTATATTTTGAGTGGTCTACCGTGGCACAACCAAAGATGATGTTGGTgtcaaaaaggaagaagaaatggTCTGAAATAGATATCCTATCAGACCCTAGAATGCCTTGTACCCAGCCGCCGTTATTGTCCAAGGAATCGACTTTGAAAGTACATGTGCCATCCATGCACTCAGCTAATACTTGTTGGTCATGGTTGTCACCGGCACCGCAGAGTGGGTGATCGCAAGACAGAGGATTGTAGCTTATAGACATGCTAGCATTGTAATACGTAGTACTAGTACCAACTTGGGAGGGATTGCAATCCCTACAATAATCTGAACACTGCAGCCATACCATGTTGACGGCTGTGTCGAAGCTGACAAGTCTAGTTTTGCCCAGAGACCCAACAGCAATCTCCAATAGGTAACTATGACTCACCGGGTACAGTGGAGCAGCCAAGATTTCCGCACTATTGTTGCCATTGACGTCGGCCGCCTCCAAAGCACTGGTTTTGTTGAAAAGATAGTGGCTGTTTGCAGCCTTAGAAAACTGTAGGAAGGTAAGCAGTAGGGCGAACACCAATGCCGTGAAACTGGAAGGAAAACCCATGGCTCCAAAATTCTCCGCCCCGGGCCGTTCCTGGATCAATCTCGATTAGCTAGCAACCTTGAGGGAGGCAGGAAAGAGGAGACAGGGGCAAAATTAGAATTGAGAGCCGGGCCGGCACTGCTGCTGTGCCCTGTGCATACCAGGGAGAGAGAAGGCCGGGATTGGGAAGGAGTcgttgacggcggcggcgagaggaggccaCTGGACCGCCTGCTTGTCGTCCGGGTGCCGCTCGTAGACGAGACAATTGATGCGGGGCACGGGAGATGTAGGTAACTCATGTACAagataggggggggggggggggggcgccgggggggggggggggggggatagaatactcccttcgttttaagacgttttgactgctttaaaaaaataatactccatccgtttcgaaatgtttgacactattgactttttattatatgtttaaccattcatcttattaaaaaaattaagtaattattaattatttttctatcatttgattcattgttaaatatatttttatgtatacatatagttttatatatttcacaaaattttttgaataagacgaacagtcaaacatgtgctaaaaaaatcaacggtatcaaacatttcgaaacggagtgagtaacattttcaacacaagataaatttattataaaaatatatttaatcattgatttaataaaactaatttgatattataaatattatatttatctataagtttagttaaacttgaagtagtttaactttaaccaaagttaaaacgtcctgtaacctgaaatggaggaagtaggaTTTATCTTATCTTATtatatactactataaaaaaaataaagtttgcCACAGAAGTTAACTCATGCGGTGTTCATTGACGATTATGTAGGTGTGCGCTTCCTCCTCACGACACACACGTGCTCCGTACCTTGAGCAGAGCCACACCAGCCGATGCGAAGAGAGGCAACAGTGCTAGTAGGAGATGGTGGCACCGGTGGTTGGGATGCAAGGAGGTCCTACGCTGGTCACGATAGTAGCAACGCGATGCCCACAGCACCAGCAGGGAGCAAGGCTGGAGACGAGGGTAAGGGAGAATAGGAGAGAAGGCGTTAGCGTTAGATAGCTCGCCGATCAGCCAAGCTGTAACAAACCCAAATTGTGAAAACAAAAACCTTAGAAAGTCAATATAATGAGatttttcatttatatttattgtggtgaaaatttattttggttgttttttttggattttctaCGCATCATTGCATTTTTGcatatttaaattaaaattgagaaaaacaaaacatgtgtatatgtgtttgtgtgtgtatatatatatatatatatactagcaaaggtgcccgtgcgttgcaacgggaagtgtacagaacaaaaaaattgagaaaaagttaaaaaaaatttacattatgtaattcattaaaatatttggtatttttaagtaggtaggtgtataattaaatcaatttacaagtaaagcaagtgtgaaaaataaaatgacatggttaaatttaatttgattaaattctccatgattagttatGCTCTTTGGAATTTATTGGAATtatcagagcttaattgctaatttttaataatacaaaaatCATTTAAcaaattatttaattggaaaaaaaaatcaaaatcctcctTTCTATGTTTGGGccgaatatagaaaagtttatatTCCCTCCCTTTTGTCTATTCTATGTGTCTGGCCTGTTTTCTTTCTCCATTGAAGTCTATTTTGCGTCCTCCATTCGGTGGCCCAATAGGCCGGCGGCCCGACGTGGGAGCAGCTGGAGCCGTCCGATCGAATGGACAGTCCAGATTAATCCTAAGCTAAATAAAAatacccaaaccctaaccctaggattcatttcccccctccccccgtccctccccccccctcgccgagcgacgacggcggcgccgccgcccccccctTCTTCCCCCGAGCGGCTGCGGTGGCGCTGAGCAGCGACCGGCGAGCGGCGCCCCCGATCCCCTCTCtcaaagcgacggcggcggcgccccccctcctcctctccctctcgggtcggcggcggccggttggTGGCGGTTGCGGCGGATCCGAGGGtaggggcggcgtcggcggcggttcCCTCCACCCCCTCTAGCCTCCCTCCTGCGGCAGAtccgccggtggtggcggcggcggcggtagccgcgggtggatccggcggcggcggctcccttcTCACCTCTCGACTCCTTCCTgccccagatccggcggcgatggcggtgtcggcggcgtcggcaggtGGGTCcgtcagcggtggcggcggctgctggccggcggtggctccctcctcccctgtcgcctccctcccgccctagatccggcggcgatggatccgtcggcagtggcggcgtcggtggcggccgCGGATGGATCCGCCGACAGCGGCGACGGCCGAGggtgtgtagttttgtgatgtaTGTATGTGGGATGATTTTTTTGGGGATAAAGATTGGTTGAATTTTTCTTGCGGTGTGTTCATCCGATTTGGTTGTGCCGATTTTGGAAGGTGTTTCCCTTATCCGATTCTTAGTGCAATTGGGATTCGGGGGGTTTCATTGAATTCCCATTGTGAAGATTGATTGAATTCCGATTGGGAATTTTTTTGGGTGGGGGCATGCGTGTGTGGGAAATCGGCGACGGACCAAAAATAATGAAGGAAGCCttacgtattttttttattaggtatatatatatatatatatatatatatatatatatatatatatatatatatatatatatatatatatatatatatatatatatatatatatatatatatatatatatatatatatatatatatatatagaacaaaaaaaaccaatcagTTATCTGCATCTcaaataaaaaggagaaaacatcaaaatttgttcaaattgaaataaaaatcgtaaaacttctttcaattttcaaaaaataatctACACATGCGAAAAATCCCAGAAAATCACCAAATAAAGTAAATGACCACATTAAGCTCCAGTAAAATTTGCACAAGCTTTGGAGCAATGTAATTATTCCAAAATTTTCCCTCAAAATCTCAgttttctctcctcttcctctctctcccttctggACTTTTCAACAAGTACCTAGCATGCGAGACCGAGGTCGTCGCTTCCAAGCCGACAACGCCACCCTGCCCGCAAATCCCGCTGCAAGGCTGCACAAAGCCGAGGCCGCCTCTGCCCGATGCCCTACCTCGATGCCGCGCCTGGCAAAgtcggcctcgtcgcgagcctcGCCAACCCGGAGTCGCCGCCCCCTGCCACTACAAGAAATTTGGCCTTCTATGACAAAATTCATATGACAAAACACATTTTAGTCACAGTAGTGATGCCTTTATGACAATTTTTCTTTGGATGACAAGCGTTTGTGACTAAGTTGTAATTTAGTCATAAGAaaatgtcaccatgtgcctttCCCATTCTTTGTGACAATAGTTCATGACAAAagtgaataaatatgattgtcataatttaaaaatcatttgttttttaaaaaagaacaccTTGGCACAGCCACGTGAGCATGTCTAGGtggacatgtgggacccatgtgtAAGTTAGAATATTAACTTGAAAAGACTAAAAATGTAGCGCTTCTTGCAATGAGGAGGGATCGAACACACGACCTCTGGCATCCCAGGTAACAGACAAACCACTGAGCTAATCTTTGATTCTTTTCATCTTGTAGACTATTGCTGGGAGACATAAGAATCCCAACGCACATCTAGCAAAGACCAACGCCGCTGCCCTTTCCCCATCGCGGCTGCTggacccgacgccgccgccactgcccttTCCCCATCGCGCCTGCTggacccgacgccgccgccctttCCCATTGCTCCCGCTGGAGCCCAACGCCGCAGGCTGTAGCCCCACCCTGTCCCCAACGTAGCGCCCGGCTGTTggagctcgacgccgtcgcccttcGCCCAACGCGGCTTCTGGAGCCCGGCACCGCCGGCTGGATCCCAAGCCCCACCCCATCCCCAGGAGCTCGATGCCAGCTTGCTGCAGCTCCAGGACGCCGGGCTTCATGGGCACAACTGCTGGGAACGCCCCCAAGAGCCCGACGCCGACGACAGTAGCCCGCCCCCGCCTCTAGGATCTCGACGGCTGGGCCGGCTGGCTGCAGATCCTGGCCGCTGGGCTTCACGGGCTCAACCGCTAGGAAGCCCCCAAGAGCTCTAGCCTGGGATCACTGCCGACGGCGGGTGAGGTCGACCAGAGACTGCCCCATCCCCTTCAATTAGGAAGGAAAGGTACATATGAGAAGAActtatgttttggttttaaattttgaactgAAACCATAGATTTGAAGTGATAGAAATAGGAAAATAGCAGTCTGGGCAATGATCAGTCATTGATTCAATGCTTGTCTTATTTCAATATGTAACAGATGGAAAGAACTTGGATGAATTGTAAGTTGTTTAGCAAGGAGCATCGGGAGGGGGTCACTGAGTTCATGGACTTTGTTTGTAAAAATTTGAGTGGCAGTCAGAAGATATTATGCCCATGTCGTAAGTGTTTGAATCGGTTACATCAATATAAAGGACGTGTGGAGGATGACTTACTTATGTACGGGATGTCTAACACATACACTCGGTGGATACATCATGGAGAACCATTGGTCATTGTCACTGGAAATGTTGAGCATTTGAATGAAGATATTGGCTGCAATGTTGAGCATTTGAATGAAGATGTTAGCTGCAATGTTGAATTTGAGACGAATGAGCCTCCGGATGACCCAGAAGATGATCAAATGTACCGTATGGTACAGGATCTGTACCCAGATCAAAATCATGGACCAAGAACAAAGTCAAAGTTTGCCACCATATTAGAAGAGATGAAACAGGTGCTACACCCCGGTGGTCCCTATACTAGGTTTTCTTTTGTGGTGAAGTTGCTCCACATCAAGTCATTTTACAGAATCAGCAATGTTGCATTCAGTGCTTTTTTTGACCTTTTAAGTTCAGCATTTCCAAATTGTTCTCTCCCTGCATCCTATGCTGAAGCGAAGAATTTTATTCGTGCATTAGGACTTGGATATGAGTCAATACATGTGTGTCCGAATAACTGTGTTCTTTTCCGAAAGGAGTTGGCTAAAAAGGATGCATGCCCAATATGTGGTGCTTCAAGATGGAAGGATGCAGATAGCCGAAGGAAGATTCCAGAAAAGGTTCTAAGGCATTTTCCTTTGATTCCAAGGTTGAAGAGGATGTTTGGATCGAAAGAACTTTCAGCTGAGGCACAATGGCACAAGTTGAAGAGGAAACCAGTGGACAATGAGCTTAGCCATCCTGCTGATGGTGAGGCATGGAAAGATTTTGATAGAAAGTATGAATGGTTTGCAAATGATGCACGGAATGTCCGACTTGGCCTCGCTACTGATGGGTTTAATCCATTTGGGAAGATGAGCTCCTCATATAGCATGTGGCCAGTATTTCTTATCCCTTACAACTTTCCTCCGTGGCAATGTATGGAGCAATCCAACTTCATGATGTGCCTACTTATTCTTGGTCCGACATGCCCTGGAAAGGATATGGATCTCTTCCTGCAGCCACTGGTTGAAGAATTGTTAAATCTTTGGAGTGGTGTCCCTACTTTGGATGCATTGACCGGCAAAGAATTTGATCTTCACGCTGCAATCATATGGTGCATTCATGATTATCCAGCATTGAGCACACTTTCAGGTAGAGTAACTAGAGGCTACTATGCTTGCGTTTGTTGTGATAAAAATCCTTGCTACAAAAGACTTAGGAACAAGATTTGCTACATTGGCCATCGCCGTTTTCTTCCAGTGGACCATATTTGGAGGAGAAAGAAAGATTTTAATGGTCAGACTGAAGAACGTGCGCAACCGGAAGAATTTACTCAGGATGAGTTGATGCAGCAATTGGCGAGGGTGGAACATGTAAGACCTGGGAACCATCCTAATAACAAAAAGAGAAAGAGGGTAGAAGAAGGTCAATGCTGGAAGCGCAGGTCGACTCTGTGGGATTTGCCATATTGGTCTAATTTAAAGCTACGACACAATCTTGATGTTATGCATATCGAGAAAAATATATGTGAGGCCCTTCTTGGTACATTTCTCGACATCGCAGGCAAGTCAAAGGACTCTGTTACTGCGAGGCTCGATTTAGAAGATATGGGCATAAGGAAAAATTTACACTTGAAGGATGATGGGAATTCAACATGCACTGCTCCACATGCTCCATATGTGATGACTAAAGCCCAGAGAAAAGCTTTCTGTGCTTTCATAAAAAATGTCAAATTCCCAGATGGATATGCCTCCAACTTAGCAAGGTGTGTTAGTGTTGATGAATGCAAAGTACAGGCATTGAAAACTCACGACTGTCATATCCTTCTGCAAAGGATATTACCAGCCGGTCTCCGAGGAATCATGCATAAGGAAATATATGAAACAATTGCTGAATTAGGTAACTTTTTCCAGCAAATTTGTGCTAAGAAATTGAAGTTAGATGCTTTGAACAAGATGAGAGGTGAAATCCCAATAATATTGTGCAAGCTTGAGAAGATTTTCCCGCCTGCCTTTTTTGATGTGATGGTGCACTTATGCATTCATTTAATTGATGATGCAATCCTAAGAGGTCCTGTTCAATATGGATGGATGTACCCTGTAGAGCGTAGGTTGCTGACCTTGAAACGCTTTGTAAGGAACATGGCAAGGCCTGAGGGCTCCATTGCAGAGGCATATGTCGCAAATGAGTGCTTGACTGCTTGCTCAAGGTATTTTGCTGATGTTGACACTAGGCACAATCGTGAGGGTAGGAACAAAGAGCGTGTTCCTATGAGTAGATGTGGTTTATCTATTTTCCAGCATGGAGCAAATCTGTTGGGGGCACCAAGGCTTACATATGAGTAGAAGGAGTATGATAGGATGGTTTGGTATGTCCTCAACAATACTAAGGAGGTCGAGCCATTTATAGAGTATGTCCTTGAATAGCGCACCTGTTTTTATTTGTGTATCATATAAAATTTTAGCTCTTACATGGGAGTTGTGCACCTGTTTGTAGGATTTACATGAAGGATTTACAAACTGCTGGCAGTCATGATGTTGAGGGGAACCTTGCTAAGGAATTTCCAGGATGGTTTAGGAAACATGTGAGTCATTATTTAAGTATTTTCAGTTTTGACTCTGTGATAATATATCATTATTTAAGTATTTCCAGTATATTGCAAATGAATATATCTCATACATATCTCATTTACTGAAGTGAGAATGCAAATGAaatttacatatgtacatgAATAAAATGCAGCTGTGCTATCATGCATCATTGCTTCTACTGTTGAAAACCTTGCTTGGCAGAATGAAGCACATGAGAGGAATAGAGCATCGTGtgcattttttgtttttttacaacaAATGATTTTATTAGCAGCATGTTTAGTTTTGAGATTAGATGACTAAATTAAGTGCAGCTGCCTCTTCTGCCATGATGACATTCCTGATAGCTCCCTGTATATAAGTCTGATAGGATGATTGTTGTTGCGTATTGGTGATGGAGATTCCCAGTCCAGCGTCCTTGTTCATCTGTGGGGTGTTGTCAGGCTGTGTGGCTACATCCACATAGCATTTTGTTCCTGTCAAAAGAGCTGGTAGGGCTATGGTGCTGTGTGGAGTTTCATGCACATGCTAGTGCAATAGTTGGAGGAAGCTGCAGTTTTCAGTGATGACCATCACACGAGGAAATACGGTATATTAAGTAGAGAAGtcacaccattttttttctctaattgtAAGAAATATCAGGTTCATGCTAGTGTTACCTGAATCATTTTGAGAAAATGTCTTTTTCTCCCTAAAAAACAAGTAGACCAATATGGAAGAACCTGTGCATAAAAAATGGACCTAAGGAAAAATCTATTTACAAATTTTTAGAGTTAAGTAGTCTGCTAGTACTTGCATTATTTCTGGTGTACCttgctaatatatatatatatatatatatatatatatatatatatatatatatatatatactgcagCTTGCTACTCGGAGGTTTGTGAATGGAGAACAAATCGATGAAGACCTATATGCATTGGCAAGTCTACCACTTCTTAGAGTTCGTATATTTTCAGGATGTATTGTTGATGGTGTCCGATATCACACCGTGGAACGTGAGAGCAGTAGAAGAACACAAAACAGTGGAGTTATGGTTGAGGGCACACATAATGGAGAAGATATAGACTTTTATGGTCAGCTAAAAGAAGTAATACAGTTGCAGTACAACTCTGACGCTGACAGTCAAAGGACAGTGGTGTTATTCAAGTGTGATTGGTTTGATACCTGTAGCAAAAAGTCTAGGATGAAGAATGATGGATATTTCAAAAGCATCAGCCATGGAAGTTGTTGGTACAAGGATGATGCTTTCATTCTTGCCACACAGGCAACAAAGGTTTTCTACTTGGATGATAACAAGCATGGTGAACCCTGGAAAGTTGTTCAAAAATTTTCGCATCGGCACTTGTGGAATGTGAATGAGGAGGAAAATGATGACAGGCAAGAGGGAGGGGTTGATCTGACATACCAAGATGATGAGCAGGAAATATCTCGAGTTGAAACCATGGAAGGATCTCTGGTCGACAAACAACCAGTCAACGAAGATGGTATAAGTGTACCAAAGTCCCTAGTTGATCAGATTCGCAGGCAACGGGATCTGGAAGTTGAAGAAGATGACCTGTAcaatgatgatgacgatgatgatacCTTAGGGCAGTATGATAGTGAAAATGAATGTACAATTATGATCCCTAATGATGATGGTGAGTATAGTGATGTCGAGTAATTGAGATATGTGAATCTGAGTTGTGATGAAATTGTTGTTTTTAAACAGCTCCTAATGTGTTAGCCGTGAAATAATTATGAATTGTGAACTCAATTGTGTAAACTCCTTAATTGAGATATGCGAATTCCAGCTGTTCTTGGTGCCTGGAATTGTACTGACATTTGTTGCTCTCATTTTATTTCTGGATTGTGAGAGGACAGCATAGTTGCTGGAATATCTGTGCCATCTTTTGCCTTGTTTCTACTCTAGGCATCATTACTCTAGTTTCTTGGATGATCCATGACATGGCATTTTCTTGTACTAGGATTATTAGCAGCAGTGCCTAAAGGTCATTAATGCGATGGCTATTAATCCTTACTACGATGGCTATTAATTTCATAtacgtttatatatatatatatatatatatatatatatatatatatatatatatatatatatatatatatatatatatatatatatatgtggagcgtatcctatgcacacaggccctcgcgtgtacacaccgtgtacaccaactaaaaattatcacaaaaaattctaggaaaattcatacatgtactttcaatagtattacatctacgtgcaaagtcgcatcttcaaattcattctacatagagaataacaaaaaagataaaattctgacaaaattacaaccttaaaactgtcagattttttgttttttttgttacggctaaaatataatgaatttgacgttaagattttaaccctaggtgtaatacaattgaaagtatgggtatgattttttctagattttttggtgacattttttagttggtgtacacgtgtgtacacgtgagggcttgtgtgcataggatatgttgccatatatatatatatatatatatatatatatatatatatatatatatatatatatatattagtgctTCGAACTGACTGAGGCCCTAAATGAATTTAAATTAATGAAAAAGTTGTTAACTACACTTTGCAATTCTCGGGCTAGGGGAGAGCGTCGCGGCGGGTTGAGTGTTCCCGGTGAAGGAGGACGCCGGAGTGGGGGAAGGGCGCCGTGCCGTCCACCGTTGCGCCTCACCTCATCGAGGGTGGGGGATGGCGCCACGCTGGGGGTGGGGAAGGGCAGCCAGGCTCGGTAACGACCAAAATCGCGGACAGTGCACATGTTGCTGCCGTTGCGTTGATGAGACAGTCGGAAGTGTTGCCAGCAGCGTCCACCGAGAGGATGAACTCCTTGACGATGGAAGACGAGGCAGTGAAGTTGTGGTGGAAAAGGAGGCCCCCGGCGTCGACGTGGAAGCGGGATGCGGCGAGGGAGGGTGCGAAGGGGTAGATGTGGTGCCGCAGCGGTGGACGGAGAGGTCGTAGGACGCGTGGCAAGAGAAGACCTCCTCAATTCTGGCATCCACAATTTTATTTGGAGAACATCAGACTGCATCACACTTTAgcattataaataaaaaaaatcagggaGGGACTTGTCGAAAAATCACACATTTCATTCACTGAATGGTAATTTACATCTTACATGAAAAGGTGaacttcaggaaaaaaaatgtacaattTTAGCTACAATATCATAAACAAATACATAACTTGGACTTCTCCATCTAATTGAAGTATACTCTCTATTGCTCCAGATTGATTGAACTGTTATTTCGTTAATCATCATCTTCATGCACCCGTTAATCATCATCTTCACACAAGAACCTGCTATACAATGTAACTTTAcaatgtgaaaaaaataaatagtgaAAGTGGACTAGAGTAGAGATTGTGAAGGAAACTACTGATAAAATAAATTGTGAAGGAAACCTGACAAATCATTGTCTTGCTAGGATGATATGGAAGCCATTTTGAGAAGACCAGTACATGAAGGGGAGCAGGAAATGACTTGCACAGATATTGTTGCCCAAGTGTTGACAAAGTCAAGCACATTCCTTCGTAATGTGGGACTTCAACAGCCTGTTGCCGCTCCAAAATCTATTTCACCGCAGATGCAGGAGCTACAAGCACAATTGGAGG encodes:
- the LOC4344941 gene encoding aspartic proteinase nepenthesin-1, with protein sequence MSYLHLPCPASIVSSTSGTRTTSRRSSGLLSPPPSTTPSQSRPSLSLERPGAENFGAMGFPSSFTALVFALLLTFLQFSKAANSHYLFNKTSALEAADVNGNNSAEILAAPLYPVSHSYLLEIAVGSLGKTRLVSFDTAVNMVWLQCSDYCRDCNPSQVGTSTTYYNASMSISYNPLSCDHPLCGAGDNHDQQVLAECMDGTCTFKVDSLDNNGGWVQGILGSDRISISDHFFFLFDTNIIFGCATVDHSKYTLDQYGSSGVVGLGLGKYSLPQQISVTRFSYCLPSWVKNELFSPPYVLFGSNAVLQGDMTPFLPGFPKYYLKLEGISYGIVRLDIFGSNAAAADQYHQQAQFCRGPYLPDAQFYAMSVESATFPLMLPSRAYELLEKEFEQDNPLLIKSRLQPMNTCYKGSVDDIADNATITLHFHGGIDLQLSRNATFMEITSMNGDQEERYVCLIVDKTVDGTAVLGLSPQLDHNIGFDLENKQISIYRKIC
- the LOC4344943 gene encoding uncharacterized protein — protein: MERTWMNCKLFSKEHREGVTEFMDFVCKNLSGSQKILCPCRKCLNRLHQYKGRVEDDLLMYGMSNTYTRWIHHGEPLVIVTGNVEHLNEDIGCNVEHLNEDVSCNVEFETNEPPDDPEDDQMYRMVQDLYPDQNHGPRTKSKFATILEEMKQVLHPGGPYTRFSFVVKLLHIKSFYRISNVAFSAFFDLLSSAFPNCSLPASYAEAKNFIRALGLGYESIHVCPNNCVLFRKELAKKDACPICGASRWKDADSRRKIPEKVLRHFPLIPRLKRMFGSKELSAEAQWHKLKRKPVDNELSHPADGEAWKDFDRKYEWFANDARNVRLGLATDGFNPFGKMSSSYSMWPVFLIPYNFPPWQCMEQSNFMMCLLILGPTCPGKDMDLFLQPLVEELLNLWSGVPTLDALTGKEFDLHAAIIWCIHDYPALSTLSGRVTRGYYACVCCDKNPCYKRLRNKICYIGHRRFLPVDHIWRRKKDFNGQTEERAQPEEFTQDELMQQLARVEHVRPGNHPNNKKRKRVEEGQCWKRRSTLWDLPYWSNLKLRHNLDVMHIEKNICEALLGTFLDIAGKSKDSVTARLDLEDMGIRKNLHLKDDGNSTCTAPHAPYVMTKAQRKAFCAFIKNVKFPDGYASNLARCVSVDECKVQALKTHDCHILLQRILPAGLRGIMHKEIYETIAELGNFFQQICAKKLKLDALNKMRGEIPIILCKLEKIFPPAFFDVMVHLCIHLIDDAILRGPVQYGWMYPVERRLLTLKRFVRNMARPEGSIAEAYVANECLTACSRYFADVDTRHNREGRNKERVPMSRCGLSIFQHGANLLGAPRLTYE